In one window of Prevotella sp. E13-17 DNA:
- the rpsU gene encoding 30S ribosomal protein S21: MIIVPVKEGENIERALKKFKRKFEKTGVVKELRRRQQFDKPSVLKRLKMEHAIYVQQLRTNEE; encoded by the coding sequence ATGATTATTGTACCCGTAAAAGAAGGCGAAAACATTGAAAGAGCCCTCAAGAAGTTTAAGAGAAAGTTCGAGAAGACTGGTGTTGTTAAGGAGCTGCGTCGTCGTCAGCAGTTTGACAAGCCATCTGTACTGAAGCGCCTGAAGATGGAACATGCCATCTATGTTCAGCAGCTTCGCACCAACGAGGAATAA
- a CDS encoding tyrosine-type recombinase/integrase codes for MIDLFLNYLRYERNRSELTVLTYEKSLKHFEAYFKSKEENLDWASVDADVIRSWMENMMDRGDKATTVGTGLSAVRSFYRFALARGLVKKDPAHQVQAPKKQKPLPQFVKEGQMDQLLDAACGDEYKAVRARTIIILLYEAGLRRAELIGLDDDNVDFAARQLKVTGKRNKQRLIPFGEELAEQLKNYMAIRDDQVDKQSKALFLGRNGQRISQTTVYNIVREQLQQVSTLKKRSPHVLRHSFATAMLNHDAGLESVRKLLGHESLETTEIYTHTTFEQLRRIYKESHPRG; via the coding sequence ATGATTGACCTCTTCCTCAATTACTTGCGCTACGAACGGAACCGCAGTGAGCTGACCGTTTTGACGTATGAGAAAAGTCTGAAACACTTTGAAGCATACTTTAAGAGCAAGGAGGAAAATCTGGACTGGGCATCGGTGGATGCCGACGTGATCCGTTCTTGGATGGAGAACATGATGGACAGGGGCGATAAAGCGACAACCGTAGGCACCGGACTCTCCGCAGTCCGCTCGTTCTATAGATTCGCACTCGCCAGAGGTTTAGTCAAGAAAGATCCCGCACATCAGGTGCAGGCACCCAAAAAGCAGAAGCCTCTGCCGCAATTCGTGAAAGAAGGGCAGATGGATCAATTGTTGGATGCAGCTTGTGGAGATGAATATAAGGCGGTTCGTGCGCGTACCATTATTATATTGCTCTATGAGGCGGGATTGCGAAGAGCAGAGCTGATAGGACTGGATGATGACAATGTGGATTTTGCTGCAAGGCAGTTGAAAGTGACTGGTAAGCGCAACAAGCAACGTCTGATACCTTTTGGCGAAGAACTGGCCGAACAGTTGAAAAACTATATGGCTATTCGCGATGATCAGGTGGATAAACAATCCAAGGCCCTTTTCTTGGGACGAAACGGACAGCGTATCTCTCAGACGACAGTATATAATATTGTGAGAGAACAATTGCAACAGGTTTCGACCTTGAAAAAACGCTCACCACATGTGTTGCGTCACAGCTTCGCCACAGCCATGCTGAATCACGATGCCGGACTGGAAAGTGTCAGAAAACTGTTGGGGCATGAAAGCCTGGAGACAACAGAGATTTATACACATACCACGTTCGAGCAGCTGAGACGAATTTACAAAGAATCCCATCCCAGGGGTTGA
- the hpf gene encoding ribosome hibernation-promoting factor, HPF/YfiA family: MEIKIQSIHFDATEKLEAFVEKKVAKLEKSYEDIQKVEVQLKVVKPATAQNKEASLSVAVPGNTLHVEKVSDTFEESIDLCVDTMKVQLQKFKEKLRNY, encoded by the coding sequence ATGGAAATTAAGATTCAGTCGATCCATTTCGACGCTACCGAAAAACTAGAGGCGTTCGTTGAGAAGAAAGTCGCCAAGTTAGAAAAGTCGTACGAAGATATTCAGAAAGTAGAGGTGCAATTAAAGGTCGTGAAGCCGGCAACTGCTCAAAATAAGGAAGCAAGTTTGTCTGTGGCTGTGCCTGGAAATACATTACATGTAGAGAAGGTGAGCGACACGTTTGAAGAGAGTATAGACCTCTGCGTTGACACGATGAAGGTGCAACTGCAGAAATTTAAGGAAAAATTGAGAAATTACTAA